One window of Candidatus Cloacimonadota bacterium genomic DNA carries:
- the rplL gene encoding 50S ribosomal protein L7/L12 (present in two forms; L12 is normal, while L7 is aminoacylated at the N-terminal serine; the only multicopy ribosomal protein; 4:1 ratio of L7/L12 per ribosome; two L12 dimers bind L10; critically important for translation efficiency and fidelity; stimulates GTPase activity of translation factors), producing the protein MSDKKQQVIDLIKEMTVLELSELVKEMEEIFGVSA; encoded by the coding sequence ATGTCCGATAAAAAACAACAAGTAATTGACCTGATTAAAGAAATGACCGTTCTTGAGCTCTCTGAACTCGTCAAAGAAATGGAAGAGATATTTGGCGTATCCGCCG
- the rplJ gene encoding 50S ribosomal protein L10, protein MVQQYKVDTVKNLVERLSSAKAIVLVDYKGINIEQVNELRNRFRTEKVDYLVQKNTLLKIALNELGITELDDYLKGPTAVAVCLEEEVAPARVIAKFIKEVMEEADYPSFKAGYVAGHVFSPKELKALATLPSRDELLAKVLGSMTAPLTGFMAVNQGVIRKFIYAVDALATKQADAS, encoded by the coding sequence ATGGTTCAACAATACAAAGTAGATACTGTAAAGAACCTCGTCGAAAGACTGAGCAGCGCAAAAGCGATCGTACTAGTGGATTACAAGGGAATAAACATCGAACAGGTGAATGAACTGCGCAACCGCTTCCGCACAGAAAAGGTGGATTATCTGGTGCAGAAAAACACACTGCTCAAAATTGCATTGAACGAACTGGGAATCACCGAACTGGATGACTATCTGAAAGGCCCCACTGCCGTAGCTGTATGCCTGGAAGAAGAAGTTGCCCCCGCTCGTGTGATTGCGAAGTTCATAAAAGAAGTAATGGAAGAGGCCGACTATCCCAGCTTCAAAGCCGGATACGTGGCAGGACATGTATTTAGCCCCAAAGAGCTTAAAGCTCTGGCTACCCTTCCCAGCCGTGATGAACTACTGGCCAAAGTACTGGGCAGCATGACTGCTCCGCTCACCGGGTTCATGGCGGTAAACCAGGGTGTAATCCGCAAATTCATATATGCGGTGGACGCACTCGCAACAAAACAAGCTGATGCCAGCTAA
- the rplA gene encoding 50S ribosomal protein L1: MKHSKRYKVAYAMYDRQKRFDLDDALKLLKSLPAPKFDETVEIHFNLGVDPRKADQQIRNSLVLPHGTGKTMRVLVFAEGDKADEARNAGADYVGVDELVEKITGGWFDFDVVITTPNLMGRIGKLGRVLGPRGLMPNPKVGTVTMDIAKAVAEAKGGKVTYRVDKFANLHVPAGKISFEEGKLRDNVKAILSAVLKERPATLKGVFIKSITLCTTMGPGIKLQVASATLAAKS, from the coding sequence ATGAAACATAGTAAAAGGTACAAAGTCGCCTATGCGATGTATGACCGCCAGAAACGTTTTGATCTCGACGATGCACTCAAACTGCTCAAGAGCCTGCCGGCTCCGAAGTTTGACGAAACGGTCGAAATTCACTTCAATCTTGGCGTGGATCCTCGCAAAGCCGATCAGCAGATCAGAAACTCGCTGGTTCTGCCCCATGGAACGGGTAAGACAATGCGTGTGTTGGTCTTTGCTGAAGGTGACAAAGCAGACGAAGCCAGAAATGCTGGCGCCGATTACGTTGGAGTAGATGAACTCGTGGAAAAAATCACCGGTGGGTGGTTCGATTTCGACGTGGTCATCACTACTCCGAACCTGATGGGACGTATCGGAAAATTAGGCCGTGTCCTCGGTCCGCGCGGACTGATGCCCAATCCCAAAGTGGGAACCGTAACCATGGATATTGCCAAAGCCGTTGCAGAAGCAAAAGGCGGAAAGGTCACTTACAGAGTGGATAAATTCGCCAACCTGCATGTTCCGGCCGGCAAGATCAGCTTTGAAGAAGGCAAATTGAGAGACAACGTGAAAGCCATTCTCTCTGCGGTTCTCAAAGAACGCCCTGCAACCCTCAAGGGAGTTTTTATTAAGAGCATCACTCTGTGCACAACCATGGGCCCCGGCATCAAACTACAGGTCGCAAGCGCAACCTTGGCAGCAAAGAGCTAA
- the rplK gene encoding 50S ribosomal protein L11 gives MAKPKDAVAIIKLQLPAGKATPAPPVGPALGQAGVNIPEFCRQFNDKTQDQPGMVFPVVIYVAKNKSFTFEIKTPPASVLIKKEAGLAKGSATPNKAKVGKLNQAQLKTIAELKIQDMNCHSLESAMSMIAGTARSMGVTIEE, from the coding sequence ATGGCAAAACCAAAAGATGCCGTAGCAATCATAAAACTGCAATTGCCTGCCGGTAAAGCAACTCCGGCTCCTCCGGTCGGTCCCGCATTGGGTCAGGCTGGTGTGAATATACCAGAATTCTGCCGCCAGTTTAACGATAAAACTCAAGATCAACCCGGAATGGTGTTTCCGGTAGTGATCTACGTAGCAAAGAATAAATCATTTACTTTTGAGATCAAGACTCCTCCAGCCAGCGTACTGATAAAAAAAGAAGCAGGCCTTGCAAAAGGTTCCGCTACCCCAAACAAAGCCAAAGTGGGGAAATTGAATCAAGCGCAGCTGAAGACGATCGCCGAACTCAAAATCCAGGATATGAATTGCCATTCCCTTGAATCCGCTATGAGTATGATCGCAGGTACTGCACGGAGCATGGGCGTCACCATCGAAGAGTGA
- the nusG gene encoding transcription termination/antitermination protein NusG, which yields MKWYVIHTYSSFENKVKTAIEKGLEGTELGKSVGQILVPVRKTFVIRDGKKIERERKVFTSYVILEAEMSQELKTYILSMAGVTSFLGMSKEHKDPIALPQEEVDRLLGIADPDRDFKTFSYMPGDLVRVISGPFSDFEGIVQKTADEGNKLVIDVTVFGRRTPVELNGNQVELIKK from the coding sequence ATGAAATGGTATGTAATCCATACCTACTCAAGTTTTGAGAACAAGGTAAAGACCGCGATCGAAAAGGGTCTGGAAGGAACCGAACTGGGTAAATCCGTCGGGCAGATATTGGTGCCCGTACGCAAGACTTTTGTCATCCGGGACGGTAAGAAGATCGAGCGGGAACGCAAGGTTTTTACCAGTTATGTGATCCTTGAAGCAGAAATGAGCCAGGAACTGAAGACCTATATCCTGAGCATGGCTGGTGTGACCAGTTTTTTGGGCATGAGCAAGGAACACAAAGACCCCATCGCACTACCTCAGGAAGAAGTGGATCGCTTGCTGGGCATAGCAGATCCGGATCGCGATTTCAAGACTTTTTCATATATGCCGGGAGACTTGGTGCGTGTGATATCCGGACCTTTCTCCGATTTTGAGGGCATCGTGCAAAAAACTGCCGATGAAGGCAACAAGCTGGTGATCGATGTTACGGTGTTTGGCCGTCGCACCCCTGTAGAGCTTAATGGAAATCAAGTAGAACTGATTAAGAAATAG
- the secE gene encoding preprotein translocase subunit SecE produces the protein MKFENVSRFFRDVRSEMKSVSWPGKDDLKEGTVVVIVMSAIVAIFLSLVDFGFSKILELLF, from the coding sequence ATGAAATTTGAAAATGTAAGTCGCTTTTTCCGCGATGTGCGTTCTGAGATGAAATCGGTTAGCTGGCCTGGTAAGGATGACCTCAAAGAGGGTACAGTGGTGGTGATAGTAATGTCCGCCATCGTGGCCATCTTTCTCTCCTTGGTGGATTTTGGCTTTTCGAAGATCTTGGAACTGCTGTTTTAA
- the rpmG gene encoding 50S ribosomal protein L33 → MRDIVILACEECKNRNYTTTRNKRKHPNRMELKKYCPTCRKHTNHKQR, encoded by the coding sequence ATGAGAGATATAGTAATCCTGGCTTGCGAAGAGTGCAAGAATCGTAATTATACCACGACGCGCAATAAACGCAAGCATCCGAACAGAATGGAGCTGAAGAAATATTGCCCCACCTGCCGGAAACACACAAATCACAAACAGCGCTAA
- the tuf gene encoding elongation factor Tu codes for MAKEKFVRTKPHVNVGTIGHIDHGKTTLTAAITAYLSKKGGAKFRSFDSIDNAPEEKARGITIATSHVEYETDTRHYAHVDCPGHADYIKNMITGAAQMDGAILVVSAYDGPMPQTREHILLARQVGVPAIVVFMNKCDLVDDEELLDLVEMEVRELLDKYEFPGDEIPVIRGSALKGLNQDPDGEAQIQALMDAVDNYIPLPDRAVDKPFLMPVEDVFSIPGRGTVATGRVERGVVKVGDKIERVGIRETVETTCTGVEMFRKLLDEAQAGDNVGLLLRGFAKTDVERGQVLAKPKSITPHTKFIGQTYILTKDEGGRHKPFQTGYRPQFYFRTTDVTGTLTLPEGIKMVMPGDNVEINAELITPIAMEQGLRFAIREGGHTIGSGVVSSIIE; via the coding sequence ATGGCAAAAGAAAAATTCGTACGTACCAAGCCACACGTAAACGTTGGTACGATTGGTCACATTGACCATGGTAAGACCACGCTCACCGCGGCGATTACCGCTTACCTTTCAAAAAAGGGCGGAGCCAAATTCCGTTCTTTCGATAGTATTGACAATGCCCCAGAAGAAAAGGCTCGTGGTATTACCATTGCCACTTCTCACGTTGAATATGAAACTGACACTCGTCACTATGCCCACGTTGACTGCCCTGGTCATGCCGACTACATCAAAAACATGATCACTGGTGCCGCTCAGATGGACGGTGCGATTCTCGTTGTAAGCGCATATGACGGCCCCATGCCTCAGACCCGTGAGCACATCCTTCTCGCCCGTCAGGTAGGTGTGCCTGCCATCGTAGTATTTATGAACAAATGCGACCTCGTTGATGACGAAGAGCTGTTGGACCTGGTGGAAATGGAAGTGCGTGAACTTCTTGACAAATATGAATTCCCCGGCGACGAAATTCCCGTGATTCGCGGTTCTGCCCTCAAAGGTTTGAATCAGGATCCCGATGGAGAAGCTCAGATTCAGGCTTTGATGGACGCTGTGGACAACTACATCCCGCTTCCTGACCGTGCTGTTGACAAACCCTTCCTGATGCCCGTGGAAGACGTGTTCTCCATCCCCGGCCGCGGCACTGTTGCCACCGGTCGTGTGGAACGCGGTGTGGTGAAGGTTGGCGACAAGATCGAGCGCGTAGGTATCCGCGAGACAGTGGAAACCACCTGCACCGGCGTGGAAATGTTCCGCAAGCTTCTGGATGAAGCTCAGGCTGGCGACAACGTAGGCTTGCTGCTGCGCGGCTTTGCCAAGACCGACGTGGAACGCGGACAGGTGCTTGCCAAACCGAAATCCATCACTCCTCACACCAAGTTTATTGGTCAGACCTATATTCTTACCAAAGACGAAGGCGGACGCCACAAACCGTTCCAAACCGGTTATCGTCCCCAGTTCTATTTCCGTACCACCGATGTGACCGGAACCCTCACTCTGCCTGAAGGCATCAAGATGGTTATGCCCGGCGACAACGTGGAAATAAATGCCGAACTCATTACCCCGATTGCTATGGAGCAGGGACTTCGCTTCGCTATCCGCGAAGGTGGTCACACCATCGGCAGCGGTGTTGTATCCAGCATTATTGAGTAA
- a CDS encoding chitobiase/beta-hexosaminidase C-terminal domain-containing protein, giving the protein MKKLLFMFMLSLMMGSGLFALAAGDIAIIAVHTDASKYMAFVTLTDIPANTVISFTDNAWNATTETWRSGEGTIAWSNEAQTDAGTVVHIGLVSPFSANVGTVTTSSGFTLSTSGDQVLAYEGTTAPTTNNDSTWLYGFSTESFSWGDSSTTSDIPTVLADYSVAITLTTTDVDNAVFANGSIYIDIISVTGSKSELLMLFTDNTKYFISDTAIVIPEYTFTVTGGGLPFAATPTFNPEAGTYYTTQSVTISTTTPGASIYYTLNGDNPTDASTQYTSAIQITTSTTVKAIAYASGYQPSSIAMADYVIETPQYATIPYTQTFDADMGDTYSYSVSGPTKTWYYTDGTAAINGYNSGDTEEDWLILPGLNMNLNSYEKMSFETWGLYGTPGVDNYLKLFYSTNYAGVGNPSSATWTEISFTSPSEPDVWANSGLLDLSGISGTSVFFAFKYYAVAGNYTYWKVDNINIYNLDPGQAVVTVSTSSLSGFNYEVDQGPSESQTFTVSGVNLSGSISIVASANYRVSSNGTFYSTSLSLTPVSSTVDVKTIYVRLTSGLSIGDYPGTITISSTGVDQQTITLSGAVTEPIPPAANLFFSEYLEGSSNNKALEIYNASGAPVVLSNYRVDLYANGATTPGNTLTLSGTLADASMFIIANASSIPTILDVADVTATVTYFNGDDAVALVYIPDESIIDVIGEIGNDPGTAWNVAGVTNATLNHTLIRKPTVATGNSNWAAQQGTNAEDSEWIVMAQDYIADLGLHTYNPGGNPMASAPVFDPPAGAYLVPINVSLSSSTPDAVIRYTTDGSEPTATYGTIYSTPIAISASTTIKAIAYADGYDPSIVVEATYAYPTPISNIAALRTQPTGNTYVYTLTGEAVLTFQLSNRNQKYIQDATAAILIDDYSAVITSTYNLYDGITGITGYLSLYNQLLQFIPVADPGPATSANNVVEPEVRTLASLTSADQCKLIKVMDISFLSTGTFSSSAQNINVEDASGSLVLRTFTGADYAGTTIPVDPVNLICLVGQYGDDMQIGHRFLSDIEMPLSSPEVDIALMDTMLHLSWPAVSGATSYRVEAADNPYATAFTTVGTTSYTEMLITPSASKKFYRVIALP; this is encoded by the coding sequence ATGAAGAAACTACTTTTTATGTTTATGCTCAGCCTGATGATGGGCAGTGGGCTTTTTGCGCTTGCAGCAGGTGATATCGCCATCATAGCAGTGCACACAGATGCAAGCAAATACATGGCATTTGTTACTCTTACTGATATCCCTGCAAATACGGTTATCAGCTTCACCGATAATGCCTGGAATGCTACGACAGAGACTTGGCGGAGTGGTGAAGGAACCATTGCATGGTCAAACGAAGCTCAAACTGATGCAGGAACTGTAGTTCATATAGGCCTTGTTAGCCCTTTCTCAGCTAATGTTGGTACCGTTACAACCAGTTCGGGTTTTACCCTTTCTACAAGCGGAGACCAAGTATTGGCTTATGAAGGCACTACTGCACCTACCACAAACAATGATTCTACCTGGTTGTATGGATTTTCTACAGAGTCTTTCAGTTGGGGAGATTCTTCTACAACTTCTGATATCCCAACCGTACTAGCAGACTACTCTGTAGCAATTACGTTAACTACTACAGATGTTGATAACGCAGTGTTCGCAAATGGTAGTATATATATTGATATCATATCGGTAACTGGCAGTAAAAGTGAGCTACTCATGCTGTTCACCGATAATACAAAATACTTCATCAGTGACACAGCTATTGTTATCCCAGAATATACTTTCACAGTTACAGGCGGGGGGCTTCCTTTTGCCGCAACTCCCACCTTCAATCCAGAAGCGGGTACTTATTACACTACTCAGAGTGTTACTATCAGTACTACCACTCCCGGTGCGAGCATTTATTATACATTGAATGGAGATAATCCTACGGATGCCAGCACCCAATACACATCAGCCATACAGATTACTACAAGCACGACCGTAAAGGCTATAGCCTACGCAAGCGGCTATCAGCCCAGTTCAATAGCAATGGCTGATTATGTGATTGAGACCCCGCAATACGCCACGATTCCATATACCCAAACCTTTGATGCGGATATGGGAGATACCTACAGCTATAGCGTGTCTGGTCCCACCAAAACCTGGTACTACACTGATGGCACAGCAGCAATAAATGGTTACAATTCTGGTGATACCGAAGAGGATTGGCTAATCCTGCCTGGTTTGAACATGAACCTAAATTCATACGAAAAGATGAGCTTTGAAACATGGGGTTTGTATGGAACTCCCGGAGTTGATAACTATTTGAAGCTTTTTTACTCTACAAACTATGCTGGAGTCGGTAATCCCAGCAGCGCTACTTGGACAGAGATTTCCTTCACATCACCATCGGAACCTGATGTCTGGGCAAATTCCGGACTATTGGATCTATCCGGCATCTCAGGCACAAGTGTATTCTTTGCCTTTAAATACTATGCTGTTGCCGGTAACTACACATATTGGAAGGTAGATAACATCAATATCTACAATCTGGATCCCGGTCAAGCGGTGGTCACAGTAAGTACTTCTTCTCTCAGCGGATTCAATTATGAGGTGGACCAAGGTCCATCCGAAAGCCAGACCTTCACAGTGAGCGGAGTAAACTTGAGCGGCTCGATCAGTATTGTTGCATCAGCAAACTATCGGGTTTCTAGCAATGGCACGTTTTATAGTACCAGTCTTTCCCTTACTCCTGTAAGTAGTACCGTTGATGTAAAAACAATTTATGTAAGATTGACCTCTGGTCTTTCTATTGGGGATTATCCGGGAACCATTACCATCAGCTCCACCGGAGTAGATCAGCAAACCATTACTCTTAGCGGTGCCGTTACTGAGCCAATCCCTCCAGCGGCAAACCTGTTCTTCAGCGAATATCTTGAGGGTAGCAGCAACAACAAAGCTCTGGAGATCTACAATGCTTCCGGAGCACCTGTAGTTCTTTCCAATTATAGAGTTGATCTCTATGCTAATGGAGCTACCACTCCGGGTAATACACTTACATTGTCTGGCACATTGGCAGACGCTAGTATGTTTATTATAGCGAACGCCAGCTCAATTCCGACGATCCTGGATGTGGCAGATGTTACCGCCACAGTTACCTATTTTAATGGCGACGACGCTGTAGCCTTGGTATATATTCCGGATGAATCGATCATTGATGTTATTGGTGAAATCGGTAATGATCCAGGTACTGCATGGAATGTGGCGGGTGTTACCAATGCCACACTGAATCACACCCTAATCCGTAAACCTACAGTTGCTACTGGAAACTCAAACTGGGCAGCACAACAGGGTACCAATGCTGAAGATAGTGAATGGATCGTGATGGCGCAGGATTACATTGCTGATCTGGGTCTTCACACCTACAATCCCGGGGGCAATCCTATGGCTTCTGCACCTGTATTTGATCCTCCCGCTGGTGCTTATTTAGTTCCGATCAACGTGAGCCTCAGCAGCTCTACTCCTGATGCAGTAATCCGTTATACCACAGATGGTTCAGAGCCCACCGCAACGTATGGTACAATTTATTCCACTCCTATCGCTATCTCTGCCTCCACTACTATCAAAGCCATAGCCTACGCCGATGGATATGATCCCAGCATAGTGGTGGAAGCTACCTACGCTTATCCTACTCCCATCAGCAATATCGCTGCCCTGAGAACGCAACCTACCGGAAATACATATGTTTATACTCTCACCGGTGAAGCTGTACTCACATTCCAACTGAGCAACCGCAATCAGAAGTACATTCAAGATGCTACTGCAGCTATCTTGATTGACGATTACTCAGCAGTGATCACGAGTACCTACAACCTTTATGATGGCATCACAGGCATCACAGGGTATCTGAGTCTTTATAACCAACTTCTGCAGTTTATTCCCGTTGCCGATCCCGGTCCTGCTACTTCTGCGAATAACGTTGTGGAACCGGAAGTGCGAACCTTGGCGAGCCTTACCAGTGCTGATCAGTGCAAACTGATCAAGGTGATGGATATTAGCTTCTTATCGACGGGTACCTTCTCATCCTCGGCTCAGAATATCAATGTGGAGGATGCTTCCGGAAGCCTCGTCCTGAGAACCTTCACTGGTGCGGATTATGCTGGCACTACTATCCCAGTCGATCCCGTGAATCTTATCTGTCTGGTGGGTCAATACGGCGATGATATGCAGATCGGACACCGTTTCCTTAGCGATATCGAAATGCCTCTGAGCAGCCCGGAGGTGGATATCGCCTTGATGGATACCATGCTGCATCTCAGTTGGCCTGCGGTTAGCGGCGCCACTAGCTACAGAGTGGAAGCAGCGGATAATCCCTATGCCACCGCGTTCACCACGGTGGGTACCACAAGTTACACTGAGATGCTGATTACTCCTTCTGCATCAAAGAAATTCTACCGTGTAATAGCTTTACCCTGA
- a CDS encoding sodium ion-translocating decarboxylase subunit beta, which translates to MQELLQFIQTTGFLNVEIGDIIMIAAGLFFVYLGISKEFEPLLLVPIGFGMVVGNIPGVAEQGLGVQSEGSVLSYLYFGVNKGIYPSLIFLGVGAMTDFSALIANPKLILLGAAAQFGIFATFIGSILLGFTILESASIGIIGGADGPTSIFLASKLAPHLLGSIALAAYSYMALVPVIQPPIMRLLTTKKERLIRMKPLRVVSKKEKIFFPIVAFIVTTFIAPGSVVLLAMLFLGNLLKESGVTDRLANSAKSVLIDVVTVLIGLTVGAKTTADVFLTPSTIKIFILGAASFSVATASGVIFAKVMNLFSKNKINPFIGAAGVSAVPAAARVAQVMGQKYDRANYLVMHAMAPNVAGVVGSAVAAGVLLGLFGS; encoded by the coding sequence ATGCAGGAACTTCTACAATTTATCCAGACAACGGGATTCCTGAATGTGGAAATTGGCGATATCATAATGATTGCCGCTGGACTGTTCTTTGTGTATCTGGGTATCAGCAAGGAATTTGAACCTCTGCTATTGGTTCCCATCGGCTTCGGTATGGTCGTGGGAAATATTCCCGGAGTAGCGGAACAAGGATTAGGTGTACAGAGCGAAGGCTCTGTGCTGTCCTATCTGTATTTTGGGGTAAACAAAGGAATATATCCATCCCTGATCTTTTTGGGTGTAGGAGCGATGACGGATTTTAGCGCACTGATTGCGAATCCCAAGTTGATCCTATTGGGTGCTGCAGCGCAGTTTGGCATCTTTGCCACCTTTATTGGATCCATCCTGTTAGGCTTTACTATCCTGGAGTCTGCCTCCATCGGCATCATCGGTGGAGCGGACGGCCCAACCTCGATCTTTTTGGCCAGCAAGTTAGCACCCCATCTATTAGGCTCAATTGCCCTTGCAGCATATTCATATATGGCACTGGTACCGGTTATTCAGCCACCCATCATGCGTCTGCTTACCACCAAAAAAGAACGCCTGATCCGCATGAAACCTCTGCGAGTGGTATCTAAGAAAGAAAAGATATTCTTTCCCATTGTGGCATTTATCGTAACCACTTTCATAGCTCCGGGATCAGTTGTGCTTTTAGCTATGCTCTTTCTGGGTAATCTGCTCAAAGAAAGCGGTGTTACAGATCGCCTGGCAAATAGCGCTAAATCTGTGTTGATAGATGTGGTGACGGTGCTGATCGGGCTCACGGTAGGCGCAAAGACTACTGCAGATGTGTTCCTGACTCCTTCCACCATCAAGATTTTTATCCTGGGAGCTGCAAGCTTCTCCGTAGCAACAGCATCCGGAGTGATCTTTGCCAAGGTCATGAATCTGTTTTCCAAAAACAAAATCAATCCCTTCATCGGAGCTGCCGGTGTTTCTGCCGTTCCAGCCGCTGCCCGTGTAGCACAGGTGATGGGGCAGAAATACGACCGGGCAAACTACCTGGTGATGCATGCCATGGCACCAAACGTGGCAGGAGTGGTTGGCTCCGCTGTAGCAGCCGGCGTACTATTGGGACTCTTCGGTTCCTGA
- a CDS encoding biotin/lipoyl-binding protein, translating to MKTYKLLINGERYDARVLEYSSSHAKININGHDYLVQIEEDHSSDVPKLGGQEKAVPMAPAFNSDFDLGSGEMRAPLPGVIVSIPVKEGDEVKSGQTIMIIEAMKMESEIASPVDAKVAKIVAKERALVQEGDILMILEGGQVKQSPTVTRRQVRSDAVLATQSGSAPVASPAGDKKLIAPIPGTIIDVKVNVGQRVHNGDVALVLEAMKMESDIHFFRDGVVSKINISKGDSVQEGDILIELED from the coding sequence ATGAAAACCTATAAACTCTTGATTAACGGTGAGCGCTATGACGCTCGCGTGTTGGAATACAGCAGTTCTCATGCCAAGATAAATATAAACGGTCATGACTACTTGGTGCAGATCGAAGAAGACCACAGCAGTGATGTTCCCAAACTGGGCGGTCAGGAAAAGGCCGTACCTATGGCTCCCGCATTTAACAGCGATTTTGACTTGGGTTCGGGGGAGATGCGTGCTCCTCTGCCCGGTGTGATTGTCTCCATTCCGGTAAAGGAAGGTGATGAAGTAAAGAGCGGTCAGACCATAATGATAATAGAGGCTATGAAGATGGAATCCGAGATTGCCTCGCCAGTAGATGCCAAAGTGGCAAAGATAGTAGCCAAAGAACGTGCTTTGGTTCAAGAAGGCGACATCCTCATGATTCTGGAAGGTGGCCAGGTTAAACAGAGCCCCACTGTGACCCGCAGACAAGTCCGCAGTGATGCAGTCCTTGCAACACAATCTGGATCAGCTCCCGTGGCAAGTCCCGCAGGCGATAAAAAGCTGATAGCTCCCATCCCCGGCACCATCATCGATGTGAAGGTAAATGTGGGACAGCGAGTTCATAATGGGGACGTAGCATTGGTTTTGGAAGCCATGAAGATGGAATCCGATATTCATTTCTTCCGGGACGGCGTAGTGAGTAAAATAAATATCAGCAAAGGCGACAGTGTTCAGGAAGGTGACATCCTGATCGAGCTGGAGGACTAA
- a CDS encoding OadG family protein: MRKISLFILLLVPWLLCAQDLMQDSSQANADSLVLAREREVASEFGFRDSNTLKDVAVKLEIEDIARWKHALNLEPENKALDNMSLRRLGITPYQAFLAKQTVDYGFNELSSLGTVAAKLDIPIKKMKAMLGYNDSMDTSQDNLSLQALNIELETISGLKEDFDEHILSYSGSVTLVGILIVFSALLITSIIISQLVHLNKKKDEESKITVSSSGKVKSAPKDLNSNVIVAAITALHMHRMDLEERRKMVLTFRRTPTNQWRASAVLSMPNREMTSVRRPK, translated from the coding sequence ATGCGTAAGATATCATTATTTATACTGCTGCTTGTGCCCTGGCTCTTGTGTGCGCAGGACCTAATGCAGGATAGCTCGCAAGCCAATGCTGATTCCCTTGTCTTGGCACGCGAGCGGGAAGTAGCATCAGAGTTCGGCTTTCGGGATAGTAACACTTTGAAAGATGTGGCAGTCAAGCTGGAAATCGAAGATATTGCTCGGTGGAAGCATGCGTTGAACCTGGAACCTGAAAACAAAGCTTTGGACAATATGAGTTTGCGACGCTTGGGCATCACCCCATATCAGGCTTTTCTGGCAAAACAGACTGTGGATTATGGCTTCAATGAGCTTAGTAGCCTTGGCACGGTTGCAGCAAAGCTGGATATACCTATCAAAAAGATGAAAGCGATGCTGGGATACAACGATTCCATGGATACCAGTCAGGACAATTTATCCCTGCAGGCCCTGAATATCGAACTGGAAACGATTAGCGGGTTGAAGGAAGACTTTGATGAACACATCCTTTCTTATAGCGGATCTGTGACATTGGTGGGCATACTTATTGTATTTAGTGCGCTATTGATTACCAGTATTATCATCAGCCAATTGGTACATCTGAATAAAAAGAAAGATGAGGAGAGCAAGATCACCGTAAGCAGTTCCGGTAAAGTGAAGAGCGCACCCAAAGACCTGAACAGCAATGTGATAGTGGCTGCAATCACGGCACTGCATATGCATAGAATGGATCTGGAAGAACGCCGCAAGATGGTGCTTACCTTCCGCCGCACCCCTACCAATCAATGGCGAGCAAGTGCAGTGCTCAGCATGCCAAACCGCGAAATGACTTCTGTAAGGAGACCCAAATGA